Genomic DNA from Niabella ginsenosidivorans:
AGACAGGCAAACGGGCACCAGGAGATTAGTGCATTCGGCTGCTTTAGGAGTTATGGAACGGTAAGCAATGGGATACGGCTGCTTTACATGCACTTCCACATTGCCTTCATTCTTTACCATCCCGTTTACCGCGATCCGGTCACAATTATGACTGTCCATGCCATAAGAAGCAAGACCTATGCCATCGGCCACCGTTACTTCACCCGTGCAATTATGCTCTGTCATCACATAAGCCCCGATCATCCGCCGGGCCTCTCTTACATACAACTGCGGTGTAAAATGGTCAAATTCCTTATACTCATCTTTCGGGTAGCCCCAATTGCGGATAAAATTCCGTAAGGTATCCGGAACTCTTTTATCTGCAGACATAAAATAGAGCAGTCCTTTTGTGTAGGCTATTCCCTCACGGATCATTGCTGCTCTTTCCGCATAACCAGCTTCTGCCCAGCCCTGGTTCATACCGATCATGTCTGTTGAAAAACCGCCACGATTGTTCACGTCCGTTTTACGGTTGGGCATTTTGCTCCAGATAAAATAGTTGTTGACCGACCGCATTTCCGGCTGTGCTTCAAGAAGCCGGACCAGCAATTCATATCTTGATGAATCATAATCAGCGGGGCGCGTAATGGGGATGCGGTTGGCTGCACTGTCTGTAAGGCATATCCTGAAATTGTATGCCTGTACTTTTTTATCGCCCGTTCCTGCCGGAACCGCCTGATTCCCGGAGATCCCCCAGAGCAGCCCGCTTTGGGGATCTCCGGGAATTTTATAAGGGCTGACCCCATCCGGGAACTGGTGATAACCCGATTGTTTATGGTATTCTGGCAACTGAAATCCATTTAAGGTTTCACCGTAGACCTTATTATCTTCCCGGCCGATAAAATAGGAAACACCGGCTTTGGCCATCAGGTCGCCCTCATAGGTGCAGTCTATAAATTGTTTAGACCGCACGATAACTTCTTTGTTCTGCCCCTGCCGGGAAAAACGGGCTTCCACTATCAAGGCGCCTTTCTTTGTCAGTTCAGAAAGCTGCGTTTGCATGAATACCGTAATTTTCCCTTCTGCTAAAAAATCATTCATTACCGCTGATGCAACCCGTGGCTCAAATGTCCATTGTTCTCCGGATTGTTGATATTTCTTAGCTACCCTTTGGTAAAACTGCCGGGAAAAACCGGTGATCGCATCTTTTGTACCCGCATCCG
This window encodes:
- a CDS encoding FAD-dependent oxidoreductase, whose translation is MKHKTIVLLVVMWSCFLMGNTAIAGRAAVPGSYTTDICIYGGTAAGVIAAYTAARCGNTVLLIEPGNWIGGLTTGGLGQTDAGTKDAITGFSRQFYQRVAKKYQQSGEQWTFEPRVASAVMNDFLAEGKITVFMQTQLSELTKKGALIVEARFSRQGQNKEVIVRSKQFIDCTYEGDLMAKAGVSYFIGREDNKVYGETLNGFQLPEYHKQSGYHQFPDGVSPYKIPGDPQSGLLWGISGNQAVPAGTGDKKVQAYNFRICLTDSAANRIPITRPADYDSSRYELLVRLLEAQPEMRSVNNYFIWSKMPNRKTDVNNRGGFSTDMIGMNQGWAEAGYAERAAMIREGIAYTKGLLYFMSADKRVPDTLRNFIRNWGYPKDEYKEFDHFTPQLYVREARRMIGAYVMTEHNCTGEVTVADGIGLASYGMDSHNCDRIAVNGMVKNEGNVEVHVKQPYPIAYRSITPKAAECTNLLVPVCLSSSHIAYGSIRMEPVFMVLGQSAAMAASMAIRMKKTVQEIDVQGLQQWLREDPFLEKAKK